A single window of Gambusia affinis linkage group LG18, SWU_Gaff_1.0, whole genome shotgun sequence DNA harbors:
- the LOC122820916 gene encoding H-2 class II histocompatibility antigen, A-U alpha chain-like encodes MKMMKMKLLLFLCGILWVSADVLHEDLNIRGCSDSDGEFMYTLDGEEVWYADFKKGKGVEPQPPFIDHMSYQEGTYEQAVANLQICRTNLGISRRAMKDIPVEKDPPSGLVIYPRDDVELGEKNILVCHVSGFYPAPVNVSWTRNGQKVTEGTSINVPFPSKDLTFTQISRLNFVPQIGDIYSCSVEHLALKEPQTRTWDVETNSPQSGPGPAIFCGVGLTIGLLGVAVGTFFLIKGNECS; translated from the exons atgaagatgatgaagatgaagctgctcctcttcctctgtgggATCCTCTGGGTCTCTGCTGATG TTCTACATGAGGACCTTAATATCAGAGGATGTTCAGACTCTGATGGAGAGTTCATGTACACTCTGGATGGAGAAGAGGTCTGGTACGCCGACTTCAAGAAGGGAAAAGGAGTCGAACCTCAACCTCCTTTTATTGATCATATGAGCTACCAGGAAGGAACTTATGAACAAGCTGTGGCCAATCTACAGATCTGCAGAACAAACCTGGGGATCAGTCGCAGGGCCATGAAGGACATTCCAGTGGAAAAAG ATCCCCCCTCTGGCCTGGTGATTTACCCCAGAGACGATGTGGAGCTGGGAGAGAAGAACATCCTGGTCTGTCACGTCTCTGGTTTCTATCCGGCGCCGGTCAACGTGTCCTGGACCAGAAACGGTCAGAAAGTGACCGAAGGAACCAGCATCAATGTTCCTTTTCCCAGTAAGGATTTGACCTTCACCCAGATCTCCAGGCTGAACTTCGTCCCTCAGATTGGAGACATCTACAGCTGCTCAGTGGAACATCTGGCTCTGAAAGAACCTCAGACCAGAACCTGGG ATGTGGAGACTAACAGTCCTCAGTCCGGTCCCGGTCCGGCCATCTTCTGTGGAGTCGGTCTGACCATCGGCCTGCTGGGAGTCGCTGTGGGAACTTTCTTCCTGATCAAAGGGAACGAGtgcagctga
- the LOC122820913 gene encoding H-2 class II histocompatibility antigen, I-E beta chain-like isoform X2, which yields MASSLLCWLLIIITINAADGFMEFYVDRCVFTSPDLKDIQYIRSLIYNKKEYARFDSNVGRFVGYTEYGLKQAAYRNSNPSFIAGMKAQKDAYCKHNIDIDYQVALTKSVAPTVRLYSTTPPAGHHPSMLVCRVYDFYPKTIKVQWLRDGQEVTSDVTTTDEMEDGDWYYQVHSQLEYTPRSGERISCRVEHSSLKEPLITDWDPSIPDSERNKLAIGASGLILGLILSLAGFIYYKRKARGRILVPTS from the exons atggCTTCATCACTGCTCTGCTGGCTGCTGATCATCATCACTATCAATGCTGCAG aTGGATTCATGGAATTCTATGTGGATCGTTGTGTTTTTACCTCACCTGATCTGAAGGACATTCAGTACATCAGATCCTTAATTTACAACAAGAAGGAGTACGCCAGGTTTGACAGCAACGTGGGGAGATTTGTTGGATACACGGAGTACGGACTGAAGCAGGCTGCCTACAGGAACAGTAATCCTTCATTTATAGCTGGGATGAAAGCTCAGAAGGACGCCTACTGCAAACACAACATTGATATTGATTACCAGGTCGCTCTGACTAAATCAG TGGCTCCAACAGTCAGACTGTACTCCACtacgccccctgctggccaccATCCCTCCATGCTGGTCTGCAGAGTTTATGATTTCTATCCTAAAACCATCAAAGTTCAGTGGCTGAGAGAcggacaggaagtgacatcagaCGTCACCACAACCGACGAGATGGAGGACGGAGACTGGTACTACCAGGTCCACTCGCAGCTGGAGTACACGCCCAG GTCTGGAGAACGGATCTCCTGCAGGGTGGAACATTCCAGTCTGAAGGAACCTCTGATCACCGACTGGG atCCGTCCATTCCAGACTCAGAGAGGAACAAACTGGCCATCGGAGCTTCAGGACTGATCCTGGGTCTGATTTTGTCTCTGGCTGGATTCATCTACTACAAGAGGAAGGCCAGAG GTCGTATTCTGGTTCCGACCAGCTGA
- the LOC122820913 gene encoding H-2 class II histocompatibility antigen, E-S beta chain-like isoform X1, producing the protein MASSLLCWLLIIITINAAVPDGFMEFYVDRCVFTSPDLKDIQYIRSLIYNKKEYARFDSNVGRFVGYTEYGLKQAAYRNSNPSFIAGMKAQKDAYCKHNIDIDYQVALTKSVAPTVRLYSTTPPAGHHPSMLVCRVYDFYPKTIKVQWLRDGQEVTSDVTTTDEMEDGDWYYQVHSQLEYTPRSGERISCRVEHSSLKEPLITDWDPSIPDSERNKLAIGASGLILGLILSLAGFIYYKRKARGRILVPTS; encoded by the exons atggCTTCATCACTGCTCTGCTGGCTGCTGATCATCATCACTATCAATGCTGCAG ttccagaTGGATTCATGGAATTCTATGTGGATCGTTGTGTTTTTACCTCACCTGATCTGAAGGACATTCAGTACATCAGATCCTTAATTTACAACAAGAAGGAGTACGCCAGGTTTGACAGCAACGTGGGGAGATTTGTTGGATACACGGAGTACGGACTGAAGCAGGCTGCCTACAGGAACAGTAATCCTTCATTTATAGCTGGGATGAAAGCTCAGAAGGACGCCTACTGCAAACACAACATTGATATTGATTACCAGGTCGCTCTGACTAAATCAG TGGCTCCAACAGTCAGACTGTACTCCACtacgccccctgctggccaccATCCCTCCATGCTGGTCTGCAGAGTTTATGATTTCTATCCTAAAACCATCAAAGTTCAGTGGCTGAGAGAcggacaggaagtgacatcagaCGTCACCACAACCGACGAGATGGAGGACGGAGACTGGTACTACCAGGTCCACTCGCAGCTGGAGTACACGCCCAG GTCTGGAGAACGGATCTCCTGCAGGGTGGAACATTCCAGTCTGAAGGAACCTCTGATCACCGACTGGG atCCGTCCATTCCAGACTCAGAGAGGAACAAACTGGCCATCGGAGCTTCAGGACTGATCCTGGGTCTGATTTTGTCTCTGGCTGGATTCATCTACTACAAGAGGAAGGCCAGAG GTCGTATTCTGGTTCCGACCAGCTGA
- the LOC122820918 gene encoding bromodomain-containing protein DDB_G0280777-like — protein sequence MEELDQMEELVQMEELVQMEELVQMEELVQMEELVQMEELVQMEELDQMEELVQMEELVQMEELVQMEELVQMEELDQMEELDQMEELVQMEELDQMVQTRTSDGGPVKVHNVQRTREKQKN from the exons ATGGAGGAACTG GACCAGATGGAGGAACTGGTTCAGATGGAAGAACTGGTTCAGATGGAGGAACTGGTTCAGATGGAGGAACTGGTTCAGATGGAAGAACTGGTTCAGATGGAGGAACTGGTTCAGATGGAGGAACTGGACCAGATGGAGGAACTGGTTCAGATGGAGGAACTGGTTCAGATGGAAGAACTGGTTCAGATGGAGGAACTGGTTCAGATGGAAGAACTGGACCAGATGGAGGAACTGGACCAGATGGAGGAACTGGTTCAGATGGAGGAACTGGACCAGATGGTTCAGACCAGAACGTCTGATggtggaccagtcaaagtccacaatGTTCAGAGGACcagagagaagcagaagaaCTGA